One Elusimicrobiota bacterium genomic region harbors:
- the pheT gene encoding phenylalanine--tRNA ligase subunit beta: MIISLKWLSDFIDVDIDAEKLSSLLTMSGIETKPVKCVSIDRNVVVVKILSIEKHPNADKLSICSVTDGQKNYKIVCGAKNMKVDDIVPLAKIGAKLPAGEIKKAVLRGVESEGMLCSESELKIGNDSSGILLLPPDVNLGVPINEYLNKDSYVETEVTINRGDCLSVFGIAREISAILNKKLKKEIGDYDIKVENIFPVVVENTKDCPRYVGFIIKNIKVGKSPQWLIDRIEGCGLRTINNVVDITNYILFEYGQPLHAFDIEKIKGKIVIRNAKKDEKILALDNKEYSLDEEMLVIADEKDPIAIAGVIGGEPTAVSENTKNVFLEVACFNPISIRKTSKKLGISTDSSYRFIRGVDMENISNIGMIASEMIKKNCSGEISGGMIDKYSNKKELIKIELDADRVNKILGIDISIDAIRDILSRLGFSCFLPASPMFSGGLPVPYLLSVTVPSHRNDVKTDFDLIEEIVRIFGYDKIKTSDKITFRTDIVLNKSEKVIDKVRNTAVSVGFYETINYNFISKDDFAVFTLAEGARKVANPISLEEPFLSISLIPRLVKTVVRNINRGNKDIRIFEIGKVFGEEEKTFFSGCILGSEYDWWKEKAVAVDFYFLKGFIERLFREIGVKSWEYKKSDKEMFQQNQSADILIENNNVGSFGLLNVEVIKKQDIKNDCLYVFELDLDKLICSAGFERKYVHIPKYPFIERDISIEVSQQYPAVEICNAIKEKASNIPVDVSVCDFYTGKQIKEGYKSLTFRIRFRLSDRTLKDEEVDVVVKKIVLQLENKFQTKLR, encoded by the coding sequence ATGATAATTTCATTAAAATGGCTGTCGGATTTTATTGATGTTGATATTGATGCCGAAAAATTATCTTCCCTTCTTACAATGTCAGGGATTGAAACTAAACCTGTTAAATGTGTTTCAATTGATAGAAATGTTGTTGTTGTAAAAATCTTATCAATAGAAAAACATCCTAATGCAGATAAGCTTTCAATATGCAGTGTTACCGACGGTCAGAAGAATTACAAAATTGTTTGCGGTGCTAAAAATATGAAAGTTGATGATATTGTACCGCTGGCAAAAATTGGGGCAAAGTTGCCAGCAGGTGAAATAAAAAAAGCTGTGCTTCGCGGGGTTGAATCAGAAGGTATGCTTTGTTCAGAATCTGAACTTAAAATTGGTAATGATTCATCCGGGATTTTGCTTCTGCCTCCGGATGTAAATCTTGGTGTCCCGATTAATGAATATCTGAATAAGGATTCTTATGTTGAAACTGAAGTTACAATAAACAGGGGTGATTGTTTATCGGTTTTTGGAATTGCAAGGGAGATTTCCGCAATACTAAATAAAAAATTAAAGAAAGAGATAGGGGATTATGATATTAAAGTAGAGAATATTTTTCCCGTAGTTGTAGAAAATACGAAAGATTGTCCTCGATATGTTGGATTTATTATAAAAAATATAAAAGTAGGAAAATCTCCGCAATGGCTTATTGACCGTATAGAAGGTTGTGGTTTAAGAACAATAAATAATGTTGTTGATATTACAAATTATATTCTATTTGAATATGGACAACCGCTGCATGCATTTGATATTGAAAAAATAAAGGGAAAAATTGTTATCAGAAATGCTAAAAAGGATGAGAAGATTTTAGCACTTGATAATAAGGAATATAGTCTTGATGAAGAAATGCTTGTGATTGCCGATGAAAAAGACCCTATTGCTATTGCAGGTGTAATCGGTGGTGAGCCTACAGCCGTTTCTGAAAATACTAAAAATGTATTTTTAGAAGTAGCATGTTTTAATCCTATTTCTATACGCAAAACCTCAAAAAAACTTGGAATTTCCACAGATTCGTCTTATAGATTTATAAGAGGGGTCGATATGGAAAATATTTCAAATATAGGAATGATAGCATCGGAAATGATTAAAAAAAATTGCAGCGGCGAAATTTCCGGCGGTATGATTGACAAATATTCAAATAAAAAAGAATTAATTAAAATAGAACTTGATGCCGACAGGGTAAATAAAATATTAGGCATAGATATTTCAATTGATGCAATAAGGGATATTCTATCCCGCCTTGGTTTTTCTTGCTTCTTGCCTGCCTCGCCAATGTTTAGTGGCGGGCTTCCTGTCCCCTATTTACTTTCTGTAACCGTTCCTTCTCACAGGAACGATGTCAAAACAGATTTTGATTTAATAGAAGAAATCGTTCGTATTTTTGGTTATGATAAAATAAAAACAAGCGATAAAATAACATTCAGAACAGATATTGTTTTAAATAAATCAGAAAAGGTTATAGATAAAGTAAGAAATACTGCAGTGTCAGTGGGATTTTATGAAACGATTAATTATAATTTTATATCTAAAGATGACTTTGCTGTTTTTACGTTGGCAGAAGGCGCAAGAAAAGTTGCCAATCCTATATCTTTAGAAGAACCGTTTTTGTCAATATCGCTTATCCCAAGACTGGTAAAAACTGTGGTAAGAAATATTAATAGAGGTAATAAAGATATAAGAATATTTGAGATTGGAAAGGTTTTTGGGGAGGAAGAAAAAACATTTTTTTCAGGATGTATTTTAGGTTCGGAATATGACTGGTGGAAAGAAAAAGCTGTTGCAGTAGATTTTTATTTTTTAAAAGGTTTTATTGAGAGACTATTCAGGGAAATTGGGGTTAAGTCATGGGAGTATAAAAAATCTGACAAAGAAATGTTTCAGCAAAATCAGTCAGCAGATATTTTAATAGAAAACAATAATGTCGGAAGTTTTGGATTGCTCAATGTTGAAGTAATAAAAAAACAAGATATTAAAAATGATTGTTTATATGTTTTTGAGTTGGATTTAGATAAGCTTATTTGTTCTGCCGGTTTTGAGAGGAAATACGTACATATTCCCAAATATCCGTTTATAGAAAGGGATATTTCAATTGAAGTATCTCAACAGTATCCTGCAGTAGAAATATGTAATGCTATAAAAGAAAAAGCGTCTAATATTCCTGTTGATGTGAGCGTATGTGATTTTTATACCGGAAAACAAATTAAGGAAGGATATAAATC
- a CDS encoding DUF5665 domain-containing protein, with product MPDKEEDTDQQYEHISKQVKNMVTCEFRDILDFVKKPWKLIWANFLIGVARGVGLLLGMTIIGAIVVTLIILILHKMVDMPLIGSFVARIITEVKHQLASIPR from the coding sequence ATGCCGGATAAAGAAGAAGATACAGACCAACAATATGAGCACATTTCAAAACAGGTGAAAAACATGGTTACATGTGAATTCAGGGATATACTTGATTTTGTAAAAAAACCATGGAAGCTTATATGGGCTAACTTTTTGATAGGTGTTGCTAGAGGAGTAGGGTTGCTTCTTGGCATGACTATTATTGGTGCTATTGTTGTAACGTTAATAATTCTTATATTACATAAAATGGTAGATATGCCGCTTATAGGAAGTTTTGTTGCCAGGATAATAACTGAAGTCAAACACCAGTTAGCAAGTATACCAAGATAA
- a CDS encoding DUF167 domain-containing protein, giving the protein MILEIKIIPNAKKNEIKKEGDKYKIYITAPAVEGKANKKLIEFLSESFNVRKNSIFIKRGEKSRHKVIQIVGI; this is encoded by the coding sequence ATGATTTTAGAGATAAAAATTATTCCTAATGCTAAAAAGAACGAGATAAAAAAAGAAGGAGATAAATATAAGATTTACATAACTGCACCTGCAGTTGAGGGAAAAGCAAATAAAAAGTTGATAGAATTTTTATCTGAAAGTTTTAATGTTAGAAAAAACAGTATTTTTATTAAAAGAGGTGAAAAATCCAGACATAAGGTAATTCAGATTGTTGGAATTTGA
- a CDS encoding 2-dehydropantoate 2-reductase: MNIVIVGAGAMGTLFAGFLAKGGNNVTVLARDKKKEIILKKKGIKITGLSKFFISPAKVRITSLPDSVSSQDLIIIFVKSYDTSSVIPSIRKMMGKNTVVLTLQNGLRNYENISKYITKNRIIRGVTLESAIFVKYGEVIHTGKGDTIIDKNDNILSKRICNIFNHCGIKTSLSKSIDSVIWSKLILNCAINPVAAVTGVKNGEIAKNKNYKEVAVESGKEVMKVAKVLGIKILFSKISEKIEKVCSSTSRNINSMLADVVASHKTEIDYLNGAVVDIANKIKVEVPVNKALLKMVKKLEKK; this comes from the coding sequence ATGAATATTGTAATTGTCGGTGCCGGTGCAATGGGGACACTTTTTGCGGGATTTTTGGCAAAAGGCGGAAATAATGTCACGGTTTTAGCAAGAGATAAAAAAAAAGAAATAATCCTTAAAAAAAAAGGAATAAAAATTACAGGACTATCTAAATTCTTCATATCACCCGCAAAAGTGCGGATTACTTCGCTGCCCGATTCTGTAAGTTCCCAGGATTTAATAATAATTTTTGTAAAATCTTATGATACAAGTTCAGTAATTCCATCAATAAGAAAAATGATGGGTAAAAACACAGTTGTATTAACCCTTCAGAATGGTTTAAGAAATTATGAGAATATTTCAAAATATATCACTAAAAACAGAATAATACGAGGGGTGACTTTAGAATCAGCAATATTTGTTAAATATGGAGAAGTTATTCATACGGGGAAAGGTGATACAATAATTGATAAAAATGATAATATACTATCAAAGAGGATCTGCAATATTTTTAATCATTGCGGTATAAAAACAAGTCTAAGTAAGAGTATTGATTCGGTAATATGGTCAAAACTTATTTTGAATTGTGCAATAAACCCTGTTGCTGCTGTTACAGGTGTTAAAAACGGAGAGATAGCTAAAAATAAAAATTACAAAGAGGTAGCGGTAGAATCAGGGAAAGAGGTTATGAAAGTAGCGAAAGTGCTGGGAATTAAAATATTATTTTCAAAAATTTCAGAAAAGATTGAAAAAGTATGCAGTTCAACTTCCCGAAATATAAATTCAATGCTTGCGGATGTTGTTGCTAGTCATAAAACAGAAATTGATTATTTAAATGGTGCGGTAGTAGATATTGCTAATAAGATTAAAGTAGAGGTTCCAGTTAATAAAGCACTTCTTAAAATGGTAAAAAAGTTGGAGAAGAAATGA
- a CDS encoding DUF6485 family protein: MPNCNVDRNLKECKCTYNSCSRRGKCCECVAYHLKNSELPGCFFSKDLEKTYDRSIEKYITQYKK, encoded by the coding sequence ATGCCTAATTGTAATGTAGATAGAAATCTGAAAGAATGTAAATGCACGTACAATTCCTGTTCAAGGAGAGGAAAGTGCTGCGAATGCGTGGCATATCACTTAAAAAACAGCGAATTGCCGGGCTGTTTCTTTTCTAAAGATTTGGAGAAGACATATGACAGGTCTATAGAAAAATATATAACTCAATATAAAAAATGA
- a CDS encoding DUF3467 domain-containing protein, whose product MPEENVQKQVQIQIEIDDATAQGLYSNLALITHNDMEFVFDFTYVQPQQPKAKVRARIISSPVHAKRFLQALSENIKKYEDKFGTIKVSSELDRKIGFGNA is encoded by the coding sequence ATGCCGGAAGAAAATGTTCAAAAACAGGTCCAGATACAGATTGAGATAGATGATGCAACAGCTCAAGGATTATATTCTAATCTTGCGCTTATTACACATAACGATATGGAATTCGTTTTTGATTTCACTTATGTACAACCACAGCAGCCTAAAGCAAAAGTCAGGGCCAGGATAATTTCAAGTCCGGTACATGCCAAGAGATTTTTGCAGGCGCTTTCCGAAAATATTAAAAAATATGAAGATAAATTTGGAACGATAAAAGTTTCAAGTGAATTAGACCGAAAAATTGGATTTGGAAATGCCTAA
- the wecB gene encoding UDP-N-acetylglucosamine 2-epimerase (non-hydrolyzing) — MKKILCIFGTRPEAVKMAPVVKQLKANSKRFKVKVCVTAQHRYLLDDILRTFEIEPDYDLNIMTDNQTLFHITSTVLNRLEPILISEKPDLILVHGDTTTTFASTISSFYRKIPIGHVESGLRSYDKFNPYPEEVNRRLTDAVCDIHFCPTLTAKRALVKENINTKNIFITGNTVIDALYMILKKKHKFQNQILKELFNSQLSTLNSKLILVTAHRRENFGKPIENICKAIKRISYRFPTYSIIYPVHPNPNIKAVVYKLLNKIKNVYLIEPLNYLDFTNLLRISYLVLTDSGGLQEEAPALGKPVLVTRYVTERPEAVKSGTVKIVGPDEHKIFNEVSKLIINKKYYEKIAKSVNPYGDGFAALRTVEYIEFYFGLRSKRPAEFYVRTKKI, encoded by the coding sequence ATGAAAAAAATATTGTGTATATTCGGAACAAGACCTGAAGCCGTAAAAATGGCACCTGTTGTAAAACAGCTGAAAGCCAATTCTAAAAGATTTAAAGTTAAGGTATGTGTGACTGCCCAGCACAGGTATCTTTTAGACGATATTTTAAGAACATTTGAAATAGAACCTGATTATGACTTGAATATAATGACAGATAATCAAACGCTTTTTCATATAACTTCTACTGTGCTTAACCGTTTAGAACCAATTCTTATATCAGAAAAACCGGATTTAATTCTTGTTCATGGTGATACAACAACTACTTTTGCATCCACGATATCTTCTTTTTATAGAAAAATTCCTATCGGGCATGTTGAATCAGGTCTTCGTTCGTATGATAAATTCAACCCTTATCCGGAAGAGGTTAATCGCCGGTTAACAGATGCAGTCTGTGATATACATTTCTGTCCTACTTTAACTGCTAAAAGAGCACTTGTTAAAGAAAACATAAATACAAAAAATATTTTTATAACCGGAAATACGGTTATAGATGCGCTATATATGATTTTGAAAAAGAAGCATAAATTTCAAAATCAAATATTAAAAGAATTGTTTAATTCTCAACTCTCAACTTTAAACTCTAAACTAATACTAGTTACCGCACATCGCCGTGAGAATTTCGGTAAACCCATTGAAAATATTTGTAAAGCAATAAAACGGATTTCGTATAGATTTCCTACTTATAGTATTATTTATCCTGTACATCCTAATCCGAATATAAAAGCAGTGGTTTATAAGTTATTAAATAAGATAAAAAATGTATACCTTATTGAACCGCTCAACTATCTTGATTTTACAAATCTTTTAAGGATATCATATCTGGTTTTAACGGATTCAGGGGGGTTACAGGAGGAAGCGCCTGCTTTGGGTAAGCCCGTACTTGTAACAAGATATGTGACAGAAAGACCTGAAGCAGTTAAATCGGGTACCGTAAAGATTGTAGGACCTGATGAACATAAAATATTTAATGAAGTTTCAAAGCTTATTATTAATAAAAAATATTATGAAAAAATTGCCAAAAGTGTAAATCCGTATGGTGATGGGTTTGCTGCTTTAAGAACTGTTGAATATATTGAGTTTTATTTTGGATTGAGGAGCAAGAGACCGGCTGAATTTTATGTCAGAACTAAAAAAATATAA
- a CDS encoding bifunctional riboflavin kinase/FAD synthetase: protein MEKEIVTIGMFDGVHLGHQRMLKTVVEYAKNKKLRSVVLTFDNIPKNNYGNLSTLKEKIKLIKSIGIKTVKIIYFQKVKNLSPVGFLKKYLKNYSAIVVGYNFRFGKNKEGNINTIKQFYENTMGVKPQAVHTLVVKPVKYESKIISSTNIKELLISGEIERVNNLLRRRYDFEGNVIKGWGLGAKLGFPTANLKVNNNKMLPEGIFIANVKVGKRKYQAIAYIGKRPTFGLHKKTIEIYIINFSDKLYNKKLTIELISKIRNDEKFPTVEKLVKRIEDDIRIAKIYFKTYRQK from the coding sequence ATGGAAAAAGAAATAGTTACTATAGGGATGTTTGATGGTGTTCATTTAGGACATCAAAGAATGTTAAAAACAGTGGTTGAATATGCTAAAAATAAAAAACTAAGAAGCGTTGTATTAACTTTTGATAATATTCCAAAAAATAATTATGGAAATCTTTCCACCTTAAAGGAAAAAATAAAACTTATAAAATCCATTGGTATAAAAACAGTAAAGATTATTTATTTTCAAAAAGTTAAAAACCTTTCACCTGTCGGTTTTTTAAAGAAATACCTTAAAAATTATTCCGCTATTGTAGTTGGATATAACTTTAGATTTGGTAAAAATAAAGAAGGTAATATAAATACAATAAAACAATTTTATGAAAATACGATGGGAGTAAAACCACAAGCGGTTCACACGCTTGTGGTAAAACCGGTAAAGTATGAAAGCAAAATAATTTCATCTACAAACATAAAAGAATTGTTGATTTCAGGGGAAATTGAGCGTGTAAATAATTTACTAAGAAGAAGGTATGATTTCGAGGGTAATGTTATTAAAGGCTGGGGTTTAGGAGCAAAACTCGGGTTTCCTACAGCAAATTTAAAAGTGAATAATAATAAAATGTTGCCTGAAGGAATTTTTATAGCCAATGTCAAAGTAGGCAAGAGAAAATACCAGGCAATAGCATACATAGGCAAAAGACCTACATTCGGATTGCATAAAAAGACTATAGAAATATATATAATTAACTTTTCAGACAAACTTTATAATAAGAAGTTGACTATAGAATTAATCTCAAAAATAAGAAATGACGAAAAGTTCCCTACTGTTGAAAAACTTGTTAAAAGAATTGAAGATGATATTAGAATTGCTAAGATATATTTTAAAACATATAGACAAAAGTGA
- the truB gene encoding tRNA pseudouridine(55) synthase TruB produces MENVLLINKPSGITSYDVIRIIKRKLHPKKIGHAGTLDPLASGLLIVLINEATKESNKFMEMKKKYFVKMRLGIKTDTGDLAGVVIKKCRVPVLDRKKISAVLKKYEGKIKQVPHIYSAIKYKGKKLYEYARAGINIKIKPRMIQIYKIKLLNFNEEEIVMNVTCSKGTYIRKLAEDIGERLKTCAVVSQLIREGIGKYSIDEAISLNSL; encoded by the coding sequence ATGGAAAATGTTCTTTTAATAAATAAGCCGTCAGGAATTACGTCATATGATGTTATAAGGATAATTAAAAGAAAACTTCATCCTAAGAAGATAGGACATGCAGGAACCCTTGACCCGCTTGCCTCCGGATTGCTAATTGTTTTAATTAATGAAGCTACAAAAGAATCAAACAAGTTTATGGAGATGAAAAAGAAATATTTTGTAAAGATGAGGTTGGGTATTAAGACAGATACCGGGGATTTGGCAGGTGTGGTAATAAAAAAATGTCGCGTGCCTGTGTTGGATAGGAAGAAAATATCAGCAGTTTTAAAAAAATATGAAGGTAAAATAAAACAAGTGCCTCATATCTATTCTGCGATAAAATATAAGGGTAAGAAACTTTATGAATATGCAAGAGCGGGAATAAATATAAAAATAAAACCAAGGATGATTCAGATTTACAAAATCAAGCTTTTGAATTTTAATGAAGAAGAAATTGTAATGAATGTTACTTGTTCAAAAGGAACTTATATAAGAAAATTAGCTGAAGATATTGGGGAAAGACTTAAGACTTGTGCCGTTGTCAGTCAGCTAATAAGAGAAGGTATCGGGAAATACTCAATTGACGAAGCAATTAGTTTAAATAGTTTATAG